One genomic region from Bacillus aquiflavi encodes:
- the vrrA gene encoding VrrA/YqfQ family protein yields MPPIQRGPFHGRGAMPSFMNNRMGRGLFGGAQQMNPRGMQQAGGLFRGPQQTKQGGGLLSRLLGGGGKTSGVAGMNPVGRTAGTGGGGGSFLQSLSNPSAISGFLNNTQQVLKTAQSLGPMIQQYGPLVKNLPAMWKLFRGLKDAPDASEEEKKDESTDETKDESKDESKDEKKDNTIKNSKQIETEEKEEIEKGISMPKLYI; encoded by the coding sequence ATGCCGCCAATACAGAGGGGGCCATTTCACGGAAGAGGCGCAATGCCTTCATTTATGAACAATAGAATGGGTCGCGGGCTCTTTGGAGGAGCTCAACAAATGAATCCAAGAGGTATGCAGCAGGCTGGAGGCTTATTCAGGGGGCCACAGCAAACAAAACAAGGTGGGGGCTTACTATCAAGACTTTTAGGTGGAGGTGGAAAAACAAGTGGTGTTGCTGGAATGAATCCTGTAGGCAGAACAGCTGGCACAGGCGGAGGCGGCGGTTCATTTTTACAATCTTTAAGCAACCCTAGTGCCATAAGTGGTTTCTTAAATAATACTCAACAAGTTCTAAAGACTGCTCAATCTCTCGGACCAATGATTCAGCAATATGGACCACTTGTAAAAAATTTACCTGCCATGTGGAAGCTCTTTCGCGGCTTAAAAGATGCCCCAGATGCATCCGAAGAAGAAAAGAAAGATGAAAGTACAGACGAAACAAAAGATGAAAGTAAAGATGAAAGTAAAGATGAAAAAAAAGATAATACAATAAAGAATTCAAAACAAATAGAAACGGAAGAAAAAGAAGAAATTGAAAAAGGAATATCTATGCCAAAGCTTTATATATAA
- a CDS encoding 4-hydroxy-3-methylbut-2-enyl diphosphate reductase gives MNVIKISPRGYCYGVVDAMVIARNAALDKSLPRPIYILGMIVHNKHVTDAFSEDGIITLDGKNRREIIEKVKGGTVIFTAHGVSPEVKELAKKKGLVSIDATCPDVTKTHDLILEKAGQGYEILYIGKKGHPEPEGAVGVAPNHVHLIETIKDVDELSINNNKLIVTNQTTMSQWDVSHIMDKVKEKFPHVEVHNEICLATQVRQEAVAEQAENADLLIVVGDPKSNNSNRLAQVSEEIAGTKAYRVADVTEIKIEWLKGIETVAVTAGASTPTPITKEVIHFLENFNEHDKSTWIRERKVPLNKILPKVKRA, from the coding sequence ATGAATGTCATTAAAATATCACCGCGAGGCTATTGTTACGGTGTCGTTGATGCAATGGTCATTGCCCGCAATGCAGCATTAGATAAGTCATTGCCAAGACCCATCTATATATTAGGAATGATTGTCCATAATAAGCATGTTACCGATGCTTTTTCTGAAGATGGTATTATCACTCTTGATGGTAAAAACAGAAGAGAAATCATTGAAAAAGTGAAGGGTGGAACGGTTATTTTCACTGCGCATGGCGTTTCTCCTGAGGTTAAAGAACTTGCAAAGAAAAAAGGACTCGTCTCAATTGATGCAACATGTCCTGATGTAACAAAAACACACGATTTGATCCTCGAAAAGGCTGGACAAGGATATGAAATTCTGTATATTGGAAAAAAAGGACATCCAGAACCTGAAGGTGCTGTTGGGGTAGCTCCTAACCATGTACACCTAATCGAAACAATTAAAGATGTGGATGAGCTCTCAATAAACAACAATAAACTGATTGTTACAAATCAAACAACAATGAGTCAATGGGATGTTTCTCATATTATGGACAAAGTAAAAGAGAAATTTCCCCATGTTGAAGTTCATAATGAAATTTGCCTAGCAACTCAAGTCCGCCAAGAAGCGGTTGCTGAACAAGCGGAAAATGCCGATTTACTTATTGTTGTAGGTGATCCGAAAAGCAATAACTCTAACCGCCTAGCCCAAGTTTCTGAAGAAATAGCTGGTACAAAAGCTTATCGTGTTGCAGACGTAACTGAAATTAAGATTGAATGGCTTAAAGGCATTGAAACAGTTGCTGTAACGGCTGGAGCATCAACACCAACTCCAATTACAAAAGAAGTTATTCATTTTTTAGAAAATTTTAATGAACATGATAAATCAACATGGATTCGTGAACGAAAAGTACCACTAAACAAAATACTGCCAAAAGTTAAAAGAGCATAA